AGCAACAAGCCACTTTTCGATGTCGCCAGCAAGATAACATCTCGGAAATTGAGGTGTTGGAACTTGCTGAGACCATAAAATAAAAATAACAGAGAATGAAGCAAAGCAGTGCAATTTTCTTAGTTATGGTAGGCACACCTATACTTCGTTTTAGCTGACTGCCTTGCAGTCTAGGCGAGACCGTCGATACTACCCCAAAAACCGAACTGATTTCAGGAGTTAGGTAGTGGTTCGCGAGAATGATAACGTCCCAGAGGAAGCTAATGATCCCTCGCACCCAGAGCATGATCAGTGGGTGACCGACGTCGCGAAAGCGCTCAACATTGACCTTGCTGCCGCACAGGATGAGCCCCTCATCGCCGGTTCTGTACAGATGCAGGATATGTCCGAGCCTCAAGCTCAGCAAGGTGATATTGATGCACTTCCTGAGTTTGAACGTGAAGCATCTGTTCCGCTTCATCGGGAATTAAACCAACGTACGCGCCGCGAAACACCGCCGGATAACAGCCCAATCAGAGTAAGCGACAAACCTGACGGCACCATGGTTATTGACGCCGCCTCCGTCCCCTCCGCCTTTGAATTTGGGGGATTGCGCGGCCGGAATGCGGGAGCCCTCGGCAATCACTTCAGAGCCTCTGAACATGCTATGGACGTTACGGGCAAATTGGGTCCACCGATCATCGGCGGGGCGGCCAATGCAGCCAATGTCCTCGCCTTTGGCGCGACAGGCGTCTTGCAAGATTACCCCCATATCGAAAATGCTGTCATCAAACGTCCCAATACCTACAGCAACGGGCCGGATCAACCGTTGACGTTCATCGGTGCAGAAATGCTTATTCATGAGGCAAAGATTTTGACGGCTCTTTCTCATTTTGATGAGGCTAAGGGAAGTAAAAATGTGCTGAAGGTAAAAGGCTCTGGCCTGACAGAATTTGGGGAACCTTTTGTAATTACGGAGAAATTGACCGGCGGTAGTCTGGACGCACGGTTGCCGGATGACAAGGGGATGGACGAGGAACCGCTGAATGACTTTGCTGATGGTTTGCTCGCCGGTGTCGCTTTTTTGCAAAAACGTAACATTTTCCATCAAGATCTAAAGGCAGACAATATTCTCTTCCGTGACCCAGAAAGCACCGAACCAATCATTATTGATTTTGATGCAGCCTCTGCCCATGAGGGCATTGCAGCAGACTGTGAAGACGGACAACACTTCAATTATGAAATCGGTGGCGCCCCCAACATTCAACCGCCTGAGCGATTTAAGGATGGTGAGCACATCACTGGCAAAGTGGATTCGTGGGCTGGTGGCCTCTTGCTGGTGGCTGCCGCATCCGGCAAAACAAGCCAGCAAGCACTGATTGATGAACTGCAAATCTTCAGAAATGGCAGTAGCAACGATCAGGCCCAGCTGGACGAGAAGGTTGAGGGACACTTGCTTGAGGTCCCCGAGAACATCAAGGGTGCGATAAAAGGCTTACTGAAACTCTCCCCGGAGGAAAGATTATCCGCCGAACAAGCACTGGACATCGTTAATATGCGCGCAGCTTGAGGGAATACTCCGGTATTGGTGAGGCCTTGGGATATTGCGGGAACGGCAGGGGATTCTGGTCGCAGCATAGACAAAAAGATTTCAGGGCTGATAGACCCTGAAATATAGTTTGCAACAGGCCTTATCTTTGCCAGCGAGCCTTAACGACAGCTATGATAACTACTAAGGTCAAAATAACACTTGCGCCTATAATTGCGGCGTGAATGGCGATCCCTTGATATGGTGGATCAAATTTTGAAACGGCAAATTCCCCGATATGCGTTATTTTTCAGGTACGATTTTTGCACGGGATGGCGCTAATCGAAAACTAGAGAAGTGTCACTTATTGAGAGGGATTGTTTTGAGGTTCACTGATCTGAAGTATCTTGATGGCAGCACAAGCCGCCCCAAAGCCGTTGTCAATATTGACTGTTAGTAGACTTCCTGAGCAACTTGCGAGGCAAGACTGCAATGCAACCTTACCCCCTTGCGCCACCCCGTAACCAATGGACGTGGGCAGAGCGATCACAGGCGCTTTGATAAGTCCACCAAGAACAGTTGGCAGTGCAGCCTCCATTCCAGCGGCTGCAATAATGACTTTATATTTTCTGAGATCTGGTAGGCGGTCCATCAAACGCCAAAGGCCTGTCACGCCCAGATCGTAAAATTCGTCGCAGCCAAACCCGTGATAATTGAGTGTTCGAACAACCTCTTTGCAGACTGGGACATCAGAGGTTCCGCCGGAAACGACAGCAACGTGCGCAGCAGGGGAAAGAGTTTTTTCCCCAAGGATTGCAGTGTTCGATACCACGTCATAATCTATGAGCGTTCTAGCGGCTTCAGAAAGCGAGCTGAATTTCTCACTGGTCAATCTGGTGAGGAGCAATCGGTAACCACTGGAATTGGCAGTCTCGCAAATTCCGTTGATCTGGTCTGGAGACTTGCCTTCGCAAAAGATTGCCTCTTCCAGCCCCGTGCGCACCCGGCGCAATAGATCAAGCTGAACTTCCATTATTGTATCACCTTAAATGCACTGCCTTTTTTATAGGGCGAAAGCAAGATTTTCCGGTTCATCTGATGTTCGGCAACAATCGGCTCTAGTGTGCTGATCAGGGCGTCGCGTTCATCCTCAGGAATACCAAGAAGAACCGGCTCATCAATTTCAACGCTCAATACTTCTGGTTGGACCCGGCACCGAATATTTTCAGCTTCAATCTGTGAGCGGACCTTGCTCTCAATTCTCTCGACCAGTCTCAAATCATCCGGATTGATCTGAATGCCGGTTTCAATGCGGCTGGACAAACATGGTGAGGCCGGAAGCTGAGCAAGATCATCTAACCCAAGAAACTCCGCAATCTGCCTAAGTTCTGCTTTTGAGATCTTAGCTTCAACAAACGGATGGCGAACCTCACGCTCTTTGGCTGCAATCAGGCCTGGGCGATAATCGCTGAGATCATCCAAATTGGTGCCGGATATAATTGTACCCACCTGAAGCATAGCAATAGAGGTATAGAGGCAACTTTTGCAATAATAACAACGGTTTGCAGGATTACGCTTATAATCTGGAGCTGTGATTTCGCCGGAGTTGATCTCAATCAGTTTCCAGCCCAACCGCTTAGCGTAAGTTCTCACGCGCTGACTCGCTTCCTCAGGCACTGCTGCGGAAACGGCATGGACCATGGTGGCTTGCTCACCAAGAATATCGTGGGCAACTGCCGCCAGCGTCATGCTGTCTACACCGCCACTCAAAGCAACACTGCACGTCTTCAAGCCCTTGATGACCGCCCGCAGTTCCTCATATTTTTCACTATTCATTGTTAAGTTCCCCTTTGAGCGTCTTCTCACACTCGCGGCGGATTTCCTCGCGGTGGTGATGGTGGTGTCCATGTTTTGCCAGATCGTCCATTTCCACTTTCAGCGTTTTGCCAATCTCTGGCCGCTCCACCCATTTGATACGCACATCATGTGGGTGTGAGCACAGTTCGCCTCTTCGCAGTGTGAAGCGTTCGGCCTGATACCAACGAATTCCAATTGTGGTGGTCTGAGCAAAAATTTGTTTGGCGATGCGTTCCTGATGACCAGTTTTAACCAGCAGACGGATCTGGTTGGTCATACGGTTCTTTTTGCCGTATCCAGGTGTTTGCAAAAGGTCGAGCACATGATCATCCAGGCGCAGCTGCTCCAAGCCTACGGCAAGCGACTCCGGGCTCTGGTCGTCAATATCGCACTCCATGACAACAATCGTATCGGTGGTCTGTTTCGTTTGACGATCAACAACGCTGACACGAAGAATGTTGCTCATGCCCTCCAGTTTTCGCGAACCGAAACCATGACCATATGCAATTAATCCGCCGGATAGCGCTCTGAAATCTGGCTTAAGCCATGCAAGGATTGCCGCACCGGTCGGTGTGATACGTTCTCCGGTAACGCCATCATCACGAAACACAAACCCTTTCAAAAGCTCCATAGTTGCAGGTGCAGGGACCGGAATAAGGCCATGATCCGTTCGGGCGAGGCCTCCCCCCCATGGCAGAGTAGAAACACTCCAAGAGGCGTCTCCCAATCGGGCAATCAACCACCCTGCGGCAATAATATCTACAATCGAATCCCAGGCACCGACCTCATGAAAGCAGACGTCATCAATAGACTTGCCATGAATGGTTGCCTCCGCTTCGGCAAGTAGAGAAAAAATGCCGTGTGCCTGGCGCTTTGCTTCTGCATCAAGTTCCAGTTTATTCAGCCAGTTGCGGATATTGCTCCAGCTGGCATGGCTATGGTCATGGTCATGGTCGTGGTCGTGGTCATGGTCGTGGTCGTGATCGTGATCGTGATCGTGATCGTGATCGTGATGATGGAGATCATTGGTAGGCAAGGTGACTTTGAATTGCTGACCGCAGAACATCCCATCTGTGTACTGCGCAAGTTCAACATCCGGATTTTCTTCCAAACCCAGAGAGTTGAGTATTTCCAAAAGCGGTTTTCTGAGCCGGGGATTGGCATCCAACATCGCGGCTGCAAACATATCCCCTGCAATACCACCTGTTACATCCAAGTGTACGTGCAGCTGCTTTTTATCCATCCCCCCATCAACGGTGCTCTGATGAAAAGAAGGGGTGGTAACAGTATGTGCGAGTTTTTTTTCTTCTTTGGTACACATGTAAGTTGCCTTATTTTTTCGTTCAGTTCATTCGATCAGCGTTCTGTCTGTGTTTGAGTGTGCGTTCTGGTCAGCCCCTCACCCGTTTCAAATAATGCTTCACTCCCAGCAGCCCGGAGACTGCCTGCGGTTCTTCATAGGGCAGGTCCAAAATTTCTGCGGGGACATTTGTGGGCATAGACCCCACAGGACATGGTTTGGATGCACACTCATGGAAGTTTCGAATATGACAGTTAGCGCAAATGTCGTGATTGACGTGTTCGGTCAGAACCGCGACCGCATCTGCTTTTGATGCGTGGAGATTCTCTTCGCCCAACACATCAGTAACGTGCATTCGCCTTAAGGCGCTTGTCAGCCCAATATAGGAGGCCACTATGTGATAATCGCCCGCATTTGCACGTAGTTTTTCGATTTCATCTATGATCAGATCAGAAGACGACATGTCTATATGACCGATACCTTTTAAGACTAAGAGCTTAAACTTGGCGTCGGGAAACCGTGTTTCGAGGCGGCGAAATTCCTGTTCGATACCTTCCACTGAGCCGAAGAACAGAGACCCCTCGATCCGCAAGATGTTAATCTGCGGGCATTGCTCGAGCTTATATGCTTCAATATCCCGCATCTGCCTGCGACCGTGATAAATTGCTGGTGCAATTGCAGCGACGTCTGTTTTTGCACTTCTATTAATAAACACAATCAGTGAGACAAAGATTCCTGAGAAAATCGAAGTCTCCAGGTTGACGAGGATACCGGTAAAAAAGGTTACGAAGAGAATAGCTGCCTCACTCTGGCTGATAGAGACAATGTGTTTTATCTCTTTAAAATCAATGAGCCTGTAAGCAACGTTTAGGATAATGCCCGCCATCGCCGGAACTGGGATGCTGGAAACAAGCGGAGAAACCATAAACAACAGGCCCACCAGAAATACCGAGGCGAAGATGGCAGAAAATGGTGTTCTTCCGCCAGCTTCTGCGTTGAGAGCCGATCTGGTGAACGACCCTGACCCGGCGTAGGACTGGAGAAACCCGCCGACGATATTGGAAAGCCCCTGCCCGACAATTTCCTGATTTGCATCGTAGCGCTCGCCCCGACGCATGGCAAAGGTGCGACCGATACTAATGGAAGTGAGCAAGCCAATAAATGCAACTGAGATAGCGCTTGGAAGCAGCAAACCAATTTCATGTAAGGATATCTGAGGAATTCCAAATGCAGGCGTAATGGAAGGCAAGTCCTTGAACATTGCGATCCCGGCTTCATCGGCATTGAAAACTTTTCCGACGACCATTCCGACAACAAGCGCAAGAAAATAGGCGGGCAGTTTCTTGCTGATCTTCAGCGAAAGAACAATGGTTCCAAAGGATGCTAAAGCGATACCCAACGCCAGTGGCGAGAAATTCACCAGTTCTCCACTCAAACGCATCAAACGAACAATAACACCGCCACCGCCTTCAACCGAGACTCCAAATGCTCCACTTAACTGTGAAACCGCAATTAGCACTGCTGCTGCTGCTGTAAAGCCGATCATCACCGAATGCGAAATAAAGGAGATCAGGCCTCCCAACCGGCACAAACCGCCGATGAGCTGAAACAGGCCAACCATGATTGTAAGCGCTAAGGCGAACTGAACATAAAGTGGCGTCCCCGGAACAGCCAGCTCAGCAATCGCAGCAAACATGACCGCAGAAATTGCTGTGGTCGGACCGGAAATCATAATGGTAGACGACCCCCAAAGCGCTGCAATAATCGGTGTGATCATTGCTGTGTAAAGGCCATATTGAGGGGGCAGTCCGGCAATGATAGCGAAGGCAACTCCTTGAGGCAGAACAATTGCGGCGTTGGTCAAGCCAGCAATAGCGTCTGCTCTAAGGGAATTCTTGTTCACCTGTTTATGCCAGGAACGAGCGAGTGAAAATGATGATAGAAGACTGTTTGCCATTCTGGGCATTCCGCATAAAAAAGGAAAAATTCAGGTCTTGGAACCAAATCCAGCAGCCTATGAAATTCACAGGTTCAGTTGTCGCGCTGATGTTTAGTCCTTGTGTTCTTTAAGGCCTGGATGGAGCTAGGGCGGCTACTCGCGACCTAATGCCAGTTCGCAGAACCAAAACCGGCATTAGATTCACCGCGGAAAGCTATTTAGGTGCTTGTGATGTGTAGCTTTCGAGTATCCGACACAGTTCATCCACCTGAAAACCAATAGGTGGGGTGAAGTTGGTCAAAGCAATCAAACCACCATCAAGAGCCTCAACACCCGCAAGCATTGCAGCATTTTCACGCTTCAAACCACCGCCATAAACAACCTTTGGAGCAAATCCAATTGTGTCTTTCACTTGCTCTTTGATAAAGCTGGCAATGAATTCAATGTATTCTTGGTCTGGCGGGGTTTTTCCCGGCCCAATCGCCCAGACGGGCTCATATGCTATTACCAGATTTTCCAAGCTCAGTTTTGATGCTGCTTTGGATAGCCCCTCTTTGAGCTGGGTGGCGATAACAGATTTGATCCGTGGCTGCTGATCTTCAAATGAACCAGGGCCTTGTTGTTCAGCTGTTTCACCCACACACAGAACGATCTTCATGTCCTGCTTCAAAGCACAAGATATCTTATCGCCCAGGACAGAGCTGGCGACCTTATTAGCAGCTTTGTCATGCAGATGGTTTTCTGCCTGAATTTCATCAGCAAACAGACCAATGACCTTGCGAAGACCCATACGTTCTTCACAATGACCAATGAGGCAGCTTGCTGCACCAAGTGTTGCCTGAGTACTAGCGATATTGTGAGACGTGAAGGCGCCGAAATTTCCACCGGGGCTGACATCATCAAAGTGGCAGCTTTGCGAACCGATAGCAAAGTTGGTCTTTGTGTCTGCATCAAGTGACGCATATTGCTCCAATGCAAAAGGCAGCATCACATCAGATACAAAAATGCTCAGGTTAAACTGGTCTGCGCACCCCAAACCGGCCTCAGCAATGCGTTGAATGGTCTGTTTAAGCCACTCACCTGGGTGTGTGCCATCACAGACACCACCCAGTTCACGATTAACTTCAAACCTTTTCAGGTTTATCAAGATTTCTTTCTTATTCATACGCCTGACCCCGTCCTAATCCTTATTGCCCAAGTGCATAGCTGCGCGCGTGAATGCATGAGGCAATGCCAGGATGTTTGGATTTTCACCGGTGTAACGGGTTGCATCTTGCAAGGCTTCTTCAAAAGTGGCGCGCGTTTTCATGCCCATGCCGCGAGCAAAGCCCGGTTCTTGAGCACCGACAATATAAACAGCCTTGGTATTCATCTCAGCGATGTGACCACAAGACGTCATGGAGAAGCCGTGGAATGGGTGATACCCGTAGTTAAACCGGTACTTCTTGATCATTTCCTCATCGAGGGAGAGATACTCGATATGCTTGTTCAGATCGACAAGTGTGTTGTGATACTCGCTCTGGAACAGGTCATATAGTTTGCGATAGGAGGGAAACTCCTCGTCATGGAAATACCCATTGCAAAGAGATGAGCAAATGACAACACAGTTGTCGGTCATGACTCGTTTGTGGCGGACGATCTGCGCTGCGATTGCTTGCATCATCAATACGGGATTGGTGCCATGTCCATTGCCGTAGTGAAAGTTCTGCGGCATGCCGAACATCATGATGTCGTACTTTTTAGTCGCCCAGTTTGCATAGGTCCGCTTATCAGCAACTTCAAAGCTCAGGGGTTGAATATCCCCACACCCACCAGCGAAGACAGCGATCTGTTTACCAAATGTATCAAGGACAGCATCACAGGTGAAGAACTTATTACCCATGCATTTTTCCATCCATTTGCCGATTTGGTCAAACTTCTGGCGCATCAGGCTGTGTTTATTGACAGGAGTAAAGTCATCACGATGCATAACCCGAGGAATGTGGTGCGATGCGATGCATTCCCAATTGGTGATGCCGGTGGCGGTATGTTTGTAGCCGCCGGAGTACCCACCATATGGATTACCAAGCGTATGCCCGATCATGACAACCAAATCGGAGTCATAAACGGTCTTGTTCATGACAACTTTGTCGCCGTGTTCATTGCGGCCCAGATCAACGAGGTTGTCCCAGTCTTCACTGTCGTGGTTTGTGACCTGCCCCTCCCAGTAGTATGCATTAAATACTTCCGGGCCTAGAATCTCAAGCAGTTCCTGTTCCGTGTTTTTCCTGTGCAGGCCATTGCTGCAAATCAGGGCGATGTCTTTTTTCTCGACACCAGCTTTGAGGCATTCCTCCAATACAATAGGAATGGAAACGCGCCGGTGTGCCGTATCGTGGGAGCCGCCTTTGACACGATCCGGGAACACGATTGTGATTTTTGAGCCCCTGCTTACGCTTTGGCTTATTGGAGGCATGCCAATCGGGTTAAGGATGGCTTCACGTGTTGCTGCAATAGGATCTTCCAGATGTGCTGGATCCTTAACAGTCTCGCCAGGAATAAAAATGTCAGCGCTGTCTGGCAGCTCTGCTGGCATAAACCCTGAACCATATTCGAACTGTACTGTCTTCATGAAAGTCTCATAAATCTCTTGAGGTCCAAACCTGAGCTTTGCTTATGCGCGGCCGCTACTGCCAAAAACGCGCATCACTCTGGAAGAATGCTCTTGAGTGGCTGATACGGCTGTCAGGATGGCGTCGTGATAGTACTCATCTTCAGCCTCATGAAAGGCTTTCTGGCATTGTTTTGCCACGTCATGCGACATCTGGGTGAAGTAGTTGATTTTTGCAACACCATGGCGAATGGCTTCATGGAAGGCGCTGTCTTCCAGACCGGAACCACCATGCATAACAAGCGGGACGCTTACTTTTTCCCGAATGGAGCGCAAACGCTCAAAATCAAGTTTCGGATCACCTTTGTAAAGGCCATGCGCTGTTCCAAAAGCGACTGCAAGCGCGTCTACTTCTACAGCTTCCATAAAACGAACGGCCTGTTCAGGAGTTGTCAGAAGGTCATCTGTGATCTCTGTGTTATCCTGCTCTTCGTCACCGGTTTCAGTATTTCCAACCTTACCAATTTCGGCCTCAACAGAAGCTCCAAAATACTTGGCAATCCGTACAACTTCGATAGTGTTTGCAATATTTTCTTCGATTGGCAGAGCGGAACCATCATACATAACAGATGAAAAGCCCTGTCTTAATGCGCGAATACACACATCAACGGACTTACCGTGATCTAGATGGGTCACCACAGGAACTGTAGCTTCTGCCGCCAATTGCTTCATGACCGGCGCCATGATTTCCAGTGGAGTAAAGCGGAATTGTCCCTGACCAAGATTCAAGATGATTGGTGAGCGCTCAGCTTCAGCTGCCAATATAAGGCCGCGTGCCAGGTTGACGTCAACTGCATTGAAGCTTGGGACTGCATAGTTATTCTGTCGGGCGTCATCCAGTACTTCCCGCAATGTTACTAAAGGCATCTGTTACTCCTGTATATTATTATTTATAAATTCGAGAACTTGCGCTTTTTGCGGAATGCCGGCGCGCCCACCGACTTGTGTACACTTGAGCGCAGCGGTTGCACTCGCGAAGCGAACGGCTTCTACGCATTGCGCTTTTTCGGAAATTGCAAGGGCAAGAGCGCCATGAAAGACATCGCCAGCGCCGGTGGTATCAACCACATCGACTTGGTAGGCTGGAAGGTGCTGCAATTTTCCACCCTCAAGCCAAAAACAACCCTTTTCGCCCTGCGTCACATAAACGGTTCCCTTGACGAACTGCTGCGCGATCTTCAGTGCCTCTTCAGTATTGTCCGTTTTTGAGAAATCGCGGAGCGCTGGATGGGAAAAGGCAACATGAGTACCCAGAGGAAGTAGCTTCCGAAGACCTTCACCGCCGATATCTGCATCAATCACGGTTTCAATGTTTAGCTCTCGGGCAAGAGACAGAATGCGCTCTGCACCTTCTGGCCATGTGCAATCACAAAGCACGCAATCAACGCCATCGAGCATTGTCTCATCAATCCAAGCCGCATCTGTCGGCATATTGAGATCTTTGAGAACGGTGATCTGACGCTCACCCCGTTTGTCAACATGAACCACGGCACTGGGTGAGAGAACAGAATCGAACTTGCGAAGAAATCTGGTATCTACATTATACTTTGCAAAATCCAGAGTGATTTGATCTCCAACAGTGTCGTTACCCTGGCGACCCGCAAAGAAAACGCGAGCACCCAAGCGAGCCGCTGCGACGGCAGCAGTCGCTGCGACGCCACCTCCAACTTCCAAGAGTTGATTTGAGAAATACTTGGTGGCTTGCGATGGAATTTCTTCAACAGAATAGATCCTGTCCCAAGTACTATTTCCAAGACACAGTATAATTGGCATAAGCTTGAACTTTCCAAAAATGACCAAATGCTCTTTTTTGCAGCATCAGTTGCACTCTACAAACCCGGTCACAAAGCGATGTTCGAAGATTTATTTTTAATGGCAGCAAGAGAGCGACATCACTTTGTGTTGCTTCCCTTTCGTTTAAACTACCATACTCGTTGATATTTGTCTGTTCAAGCATAATAATGATCATTATAGTATATTATTGTAACATTCTGGAATAATTACTGTTCACTGCTTACCAAATTTCTCATTTATCGACACATATCAACATAAATGACAAATAATTTACAAAAAATACGTACTTTGCCCAATTTTCGCGTTTAGAAATTAGTATATCACAAAGATGTATTTTGGCGAGTTAGCTTGTGAATCTAGTAGTATTATCAATACCTGGAGTATTGATAATGTCTTGCAGGCTTTCGCTAAGTAAATACGCGGGAGTTGAAAATAGAGGGTTTAGAAGTGCTACTATCAACAAAAGCGATCAAGACATCCGTAATTGCGCTCTCATTCATGGCTGCCAGCAGCATTGCGAGCGCCGCCGATTATTCCATGACTTTGGCAACGACAACCGCCGACGGCACGCCGTGGTCAACCACAGTTCAGACATTCCAGAAGTATGTTGATGAACTCAGCGAAGGGCGCGTAAACATTGATCTGAGCATCGGTGGAGCGCTCGGAAATGACGTACAGCTTTTGCAAAAGACACAACTTGGTAGCCAAGTTCAAAGTGCCGGTTCATCTGCTGCTAATACCGGCGCTGTGGTTCCAGCTGCCCGTGTTATGGACATTCCATTCATCATTAAAGATGCAAAACAGGGAATGGATATTTTCTACCCTAATGGGCGTCTGAGTGGTGAGGTTACTGATACATTCCAGAAGAACCTGCATAAGAAAAATCTGCATCTTCTTGCAGTTGTTCCATTTGAATTCCGCGGCTTAATGACTTCTGAAAAGTCTATCCGCACTCCTTCTGACCTTGAGGGACTTAAAATTCGGGTGACACCAAGTGTTGTTGAACGCAACATCATTACAAAACTCGGCGGCGGCCCAACCACTCTGGGTATTTCTGAAGTTTATACTGCATTGCAAACCGGTACAGTCGATGGTTTAGCAATCCCACCAGCAACCGCCGTTGCATTCGCTCTACACGAAGTCGGTAAAAAATTGAATGTGCTGAACCTTCAGCCACATGGCACCTTGTACTTCGTGAACTACAAGACATGGAAAGGCTTCCCTCAGGACGTACGTGATGTGATCCAGGAAGCTGCTGATAAAGCAGTTATGGAAACTATCCCTGAGTTTGAGGCAAACCTCGACGTAGCTTACAAAGCGCTTGAAGCTCAAAATGTGGAAGTTTACTTCCCTACAGACGCAGAGCGTGAAGAATTCCGTACAGTGATCCAAGATAGCTCTGCTGCAATCGCCATCAAAGATTTCAATGATGACGAAATGGAATTCTACAACGCCGTTAAAGCAGCGACCGCAAAGCTGAAATAATTAGAACGTTTGGGCTCCCCACGGGAGCCCTTTCGCTTTTTTTTTGGAGTACGTGAGTTGATTATAAAAATAATAAGGTTGGTCGCCGACAGATTTGAGGAATTTGTTTGTAGCGTTTTACTTGGGTATTTGGCTTTATCGCTAAATTTCGAAGTTTTTATTCGTTACGTGCTGAACTCACCAAGCGCATATACCGATGAAATCGCAAGAATAATTATGATCTCGATTGTTTTCATGGGCGTGCCATGGGCCGTGAAAGCTGACCGACACGTGATCATTGACTTGTTGCCCGA
This region of Pseudovibrio sp. Tun.PSC04-5.I4 genomic DNA includes:
- a CDS encoding class II fructose-bisphosphate aldolase; amino-acid sequence: MPLVTLREVLDDARQNNYAVPSFNAVDVNLARGLILAAEAERSPIILNLGQGQFRFTPLEIMAPVMKQLAAEATVPVVTHLDHGKSVDVCIRALRQGFSSVMYDGSALPIEENIANTIEVVRIAKYFGASVEAEIGKVGNTETGDEEQDNTEITDDLLTTPEQAVRFMEAVEVDALAVAFGTAHGLYKGDPKLDFERLRSIREKVSVPLVMHGGSGLEDSAFHEAIRHGVAKINYFTQMSHDVAKQCQKAFHEAEDEYYHDAILTAVSATQEHSSRVMRVFGSSGRA
- a CDS encoding PfkB family carbohydrate kinase codes for the protein MPIILCLGNSTWDRIYSVEEIPSQATKYFSNQLLEVGGGVAATAAVAAARLGARVFFAGRQGNDTVGDQITLDFAKYNVDTRFLRKFDSVLSPSAVVHVDKRGERQITVLKDLNMPTDAAWIDETMLDGVDCVLCDCTWPEGAERILSLARELNIETVIDADIGGEGLRKLLPLGTHVAFSHPALRDFSKTDNTEEALKIAQQFVKGTVYVTQGEKGCFWLEGGKLQHLPAYQVDVVDTTGAGDVFHGALALAISEKAQCVEAVRFASATAALKCTQVGGRAGIPQKAQVLEFINNNIQE
- a CDS encoding TRAP transporter substrate-binding protein is translated as MLLSTKAIKTSVIALSFMAASSIASAADYSMTLATTTADGTPWSTTVQTFQKYVDELSEGRVNIDLSIGGALGNDVQLLQKTQLGSQVQSAGSSAANTGAVVPAARVMDIPFIIKDAKQGMDIFYPNGRLSGEVTDTFQKNLHKKNLHLLAVVPFEFRGLMTSEKSIRTPSDLEGLKIRVTPSVVERNIITKLGGGPTTLGISEVYTALQTGTVDGLAIPPATAVAFALHEVGKKLNVLNLQPHGTLYFVNYKTWKGFPQDVRDVIQEAADKAVMETIPEFEANLDVAYKALEAQNVEVYFPTDAEREEFRTVIQDSSAAIAIKDFNDDEMEFYNAVKAATAKLK